One Ictalurus punctatus breed USDA103 chromosome 10, Coco_2.0, whole genome shotgun sequence genomic region harbors:
- the bola3 gene encoding bolA-like protein 3, whose amino-acid sequence MSFHRLLKCKTLQALSCRQTQRSFSTNTAGEIRITKILKEKFPQALSLKVVDISGGCGAMYEIHIESDEFRGKRTVKQHQLVNEALKEEIKEMHGLRIFTEVPKK is encoded by the exons ATGTCTTTTCACAGATTACTAAAATGCAAA ACTCTTCAGGCGTTATCATGtagacagacacagaggtcTTTTTCGACCAACACTGCAGGAGAGATCCGCATTACTAAAATACTGAAAGAGAAGTTTCCCCAAGCTTTGTCTCTCAAAGTTGTGGATATATCCG GCGGCTGCGGAGCGATGTATGAAATCCACATCGAGTCAGATGAATTCAGAGGGAAGAGAACAGTGAAGCAGCACCAGTTAGTGAATGAG GCGCTCAAAGAAGAGATTAAAGAGATGCATGGACTGCGGATCTTCACAGAAGTTCCAAAAAAGTAG